From Panicum hallii strain FIL2 chromosome 2, PHallii_v3.1, whole genome shotgun sequence, a single genomic window includes:
- the LOC112881482 gene encoding protein Mo25-like isoform X2, translated as MKAIAACSILKIMLTFWISLLFEICRCPITSCSYVFFTICFHYLVYTTIILLCLIDLTLLYQLQEFGNCIELWEHVARMHKISYTCKCCFRYILESSSFELFFQYVELPNFDIASDALNTFKDLLTKHEDAVSEFLSSHYEQFFGLYTRLLSSTNYVTRRQSVKFLSEFLLEAPNAQIMKRYILEVHYLNIMIGLLKDSSKNIRICAFHIFKVFVANPNKPREIVQVLVDNHRELLKLLHNLPTSKGEDEQLDEERDLIIKEIEKLVRLSV; from the exons ATGAAAGCTATTGCTGCGTGCAGTATATTGAAAATCATGTTGACCTTTTGGATTTCCTTGTTGTTTG AAATATGTAGATGTCCTATTACTTCCTGTAGTTATGTATTTTTTACCATATGCTTTCATTATCTAGTATATACCACTATAATACTCTTGTGTTTGATCGATTTAACTCTTTTGTACCAGCTACAAGAATTTGGAAATTGCATTGAACTGTGGGAACATGTTGCGAGAATGCATAAAATATCCTACACTTGCAAA TGCTGTTTCAGATATATACTGGAGTCAAGTAGCTTCGAGTTGTTTTTCCAGTACGTTGAATTGCCAAACTTTGATATTGCTTCCGATGCTCTGAACACGTTCAAG GATTTGCTAACCAAACATGAAGATGCAGTCTCCGAATTTCTGAGCTCCCATTATGAACAG TTTTTTGGACTCTATACAAGGCTTTTATCTTCAACTAATTATGTGACAAGAAGACAATCAGTGAAG TTTCTTTCGGAGTTTCTGTTGGAGGCCCCAAATGCTCAAATAATGAAGCGGTACATTTTGGAAGTTCATTACTTAAACATTATGATTGGTCTGCTGAAG GATTCAAGCAAAAATATCAGGATATGTGCCTTCCACATTTTTAAG GTATTTGTTGCCAATCCAAACAAGCCTCGTGAGATTGTTCAAGTTTTGGTTGATAATCACAGAGAATTGTTGAAGCTACTCCACAATCTCCCCACAAGCAAAG GCGAAGATGAACAACTTGATGAGGAGAGAGATTTAATTATCAAAGAAATCGAGAAGCTTGTGCGCTTATCAGTATAA
- the LOC112881481 gene encoding cytochrome P450 734A5-like, producing MDALWWRPRRLERHFARHGVRGPGYRFFFGSSIELIRLMVDASSRPAPPEAPHDVLPRVLAFYHHWRKLYGPMHMIWFGSTPRLIVSEPELIREVLLSRAEHFDRYEAHPLIHQFEGLGLSNLHGDEWARRRKILTPAFHVENLKLLVPFVGETVQRMLEERVLSSAAGGEVEVDVAEWYQRLPQEAITLATFGRNYDEGSVVFRLQGEHASYATEAHSKVFMPGYRFLPTRKNRRVWQLDREIRRLLGKFVTGLQSGDHRGGGRDHGRAGGMKDFMSFMAPAMTADEIIEESKNFFFAGKETLTSLLTWATVALAMHSEWQDRARREVVDVCGRRGLPTKDHLPRLKTLGMIVNETLRLYPPAVAMIRKSKRDVDLGGCVVPAGTEIMMPIMAVHHDAEVWGADATEFNPARFADDGDRPRQQMAFMPFGGGGRVCIGQNLALIEAKVALALVLQQCEFRLSPAYVHAPRVLMILNPQHGAPVIFRPL from the exons ATGGACGCGCTGtggtggcggccgcggcggctggAGCGCCACTTCGCGCGCCACGGCGTGCGCGGGCCGGGCTACCGCTTCTTCTTCGGCAGCTCCATCGAGCTCATCCGGCTCATGGTCGACGCGTCctcccgccccgcgccgcccgaggcgCCCCACGACGTGCTCCCCAGGGTGCTCGCCTTCTACCACCATTGGAGGAAGCTCTACG GTCCAATGCACATGATTTGGTTCGGGAGCACGCCGCGGCTGATCGTCAGCGAGCCGGAGCTGATCCGGGAGGTGCTGCTGTCGCGGGCGGAGCACTTCGACCGGTACGAGGCGCACCCGCTCATCCACCAGTTCGAGGGCCTCGGCCTCAGCAACCTCCACGGCGACGAGTGGGCGCGCCGCCGCAAGATCCTCACGCCCGCCTTCCACGTCGAGAACCTCAAGCTGCTGGTGCCGTTCGTCGGCGAGACGGTGCAGCGGATGCTGGAGGAGCGCGTGCTGTCGtccgcggcgggcggcgaggtggaggtgGACGTCGCGGAGTGGTACCAGCGGCTGCCGCAGGAGGCCATCACGCTCGCCACGTTCGGCCGGAACTACGACGAGGGCAGCGTCGTGTTCCGGCTGCAGGGCGAGCACGCCAGCTACGCCACCGAGGCGCACAGCAAGGTCTTCATGCCCGGCTACAGGTTCCTCCCGACGAGGAAGAACAGGCGCGTCTGGCAGCTGGACAGGGAGATCAGGAGGCTCCTGGGCAAGTTCGTGACCGGCCTGCAGAGCGGCGACCACCGGGGCGGGGGCCGGGACCACGGGCGCGCCGGGGGCATGAAGGACTTCATGAGCTTCATGGCGCCGGCCATGACGGCGGACGAGATCATCGAGGAGTCCAAGAACTTCTTCTTCGCCGGGAAGGAGACGCTGACAAGCCTCCTCACCTGGGCGACCGTCGCGCTCGCTATGCACTCGGAGTGGCAGGACCGCGCTCGCCGGGAGGTCGTCGACGTCTGCGGCCGCCGGGGCCTGCCCACAAAGGACCACCTCCCCAGGCTCAAAACCCTGGGGATGATCGTGAACGAGACGCTGAGGCTTTACCCGCCGGCGGTGGCGATGATCCGGAAGTCGAAGCGGGACGTGGATCTCGGCGGGTGCGTGGTGCCGGCGGGCACGGAGATCATGATGCCGATCATGGCCGTGCACCACGACGCCGAGGTGTGGGGCGCCGACGCCACGGAGTTCAACCCCGCGCGATTCGCGGACGACGGCGACCGGCCGCGGCAGCAGATGGCGTTCATGCcgttcggcggcggcgggcgggtgtGCATCGGCCAGAACCTGGCGCTGATCGAGGCCAAGGTGGCGCTGGCACTCGTGCTGCAGCAGTGCGAGTTCCGGCTGTCGCCGGCGTACGTGCACGCGCCCAGGGTGCTCATGATACTCAACCCGCAGCACGGCGCGCCGGTCATCTTCCGGCCGTTGTGA
- the LOC112882922 gene encoding 39S ribosomal protein L45, mitochondrial → MALARLRQSLARLLHRPLYLPPTPPPLEYYHASVVRSFAPTHTGACLKGFASLTYNASSMIGHKLGGPSPVHIVKVLDLVVHLDHTRLMSTAAASKPKMPSARARRVSRKLVMTSPGFVYEPYSPRERIPFWKRWFTLSGWRRTKEDIIFEMKNAYAVSRLRKKTGYTKKQFYAEALNIYKEVNTLMAHGDTSALRKILTERMHSTIKNELKRRQSKWSSVHWELVEPAVSIRTLRARMIGLDKKDLDKGFVQLTLEFVTKQKFEAYNSKGEVVSGDKSKEVLVKDIWVFERSLFHPGAYWRVCGRITL, encoded by the exons ATGGCTTTGGCTCGCCTCAGGCAGTCTCTTGcccgcctcctccaccgccctctCTACCTCCCTCcgacgccaccgccgctcga ATATTACCATGCCTCCGTTGTGCGATCCTTCGCTCCGACCCACACAGGCGCATGCTTAAAAG GTTTTGCAAGCCTGACCTACAATGCCAGCAGCATGATTGGCCACAAGCTCGGCGGGCCATCGCCCGTCCACATTGTGAAG GTTCTGGATCTTGTTGTCCATCTGGATCATACTAGACTGATGTCAACAGCAGCAGCGTCAAAGCCAAAGATGCCGTCTGCTCGTGCCCGAAGG GTTAGTCGGAAGCTTGTCATGACGAGTCCTGGTTTTGTATATGAGCCATACAGCCCTCGGGAACGCATTCCCTTCTGGAAAAG ATGGTTCACATTAAGTGGCTGGAGAAGGACAAAGGAGGACATCATTTTTGAG ATGAAGAACGCATATGCCGTTTCAAGGTTGAGGAAGAAAACTGGGTATACCAAAAAGCAATTCTATGCTGAAGCATTAAACATATACAAGGAG GTTAACACTCTGATGGCACATGGAGACACGTCGGCACTCCGGAAAATTCTGACAGAGAGGATGCATTCT ACTATAAAAAATGAACTAAAGAGAAGGCAATCCAAGTGGAGTTCTGTACATTGGGAACTGGTGGAGCCTGCCGTGAGTATCAGAACTTTGAGGGCTCGTATG ATTGGCCTCGATAAGAAGGACCTGGATAAAGGTTTTGTACAGCTTACACTTGAGTTCGTCACCAAACAG AAATTTGAAGCCTATAATTCAAAGGGTGAGGTTGTGTCTGGAGACAAGTCAAAGGAG GTACTCGTGAAAGACATATGGGTGTTTGAGAGATCACTTTTTCATCCTGGAGCATATTGGCGTGTATGCGGAAGGATTACTCTGTAA
- the LOC112881482 gene encoding calcium-binding protein 39-like isoform X1 — protein MSFFFRGGSRQRPTPQEIVRSIKDSLVALDNKTGTKALDDAEKNILTLRHTLSGYGEVEPNQEQVLQIALEICKEGVLPLFVQNLPSLGWEGRKDLVHCWSILLRQKVDESYCCVQYIENHVDLLDFLVVCYKNLEIALNCGNMLRECIKYPTLAKYILESSSFELFFQYVELPNFDIASDALNTFKDLLTKHEDAVSEFLSSHYEQFFGLYTRLLSSTNYVTRRQSVKFLSEFLLEAPNAQIMKRYILEVHYLNIMIGLLKDSSKNIRICAFHIFKVFVANPNKPREIVQVLVDNHRELLKLLHNLPTSKGEDEQLDEERDLIIKEIEKLVRLSV, from the exons GACGCCGCAAGAGATCGTCCGCTCCATTAAGGACTCTCTTGTTGCCCTAGACAACAAGACCGGCACCAAG GCTCTCGATGATGCTGAGAAAAACATACTTACGTTGAGGCATACGCTTTCTGGTTATGGAGAAGTAGAACCAAATCAAGAGCAGGTTTTGCAGATAGCCCTTGAGATTTGCAAGGAGGGTGTTCTACCCCTCTTTGTTCAGAATCTTCCTTCCTTGGGTTGGGAG GGTAGAAAGGATCTTGTTCACTGCTGGTCTATTTTGTTGAGACAGAAGGTTGATGAAAGCTATTGCTGCGTGCAGTATATTGAAAATCATGTTGACCTTTTGGATTTCCTTGTTGTTTG CTACAAGAATTTGGAAATTGCATTGAACTGTGGGAACATGTTGCGAGAATGCATAAAATATCCTACACTTGCAAA ATATATACTGGAGTCAAGTAGCTTCGAGTTGTTTTTCCAGTACGTTGAATTGCCAAACTTTGATATTGCTTCCGATGCTCTGAACACGTTCAAG GATTTGCTAACCAAACATGAAGATGCAGTCTCCGAATTTCTGAGCTCCCATTATGAACAG TTTTTTGGACTCTATACAAGGCTTTTATCTTCAACTAATTATGTGACAAGAAGACAATCAGTGAAG TTTCTTTCGGAGTTTCTGTTGGAGGCCCCAAATGCTCAAATAATGAAGCGGTACATTTTGGAAGTTCATTACTTAAACATTATGATTGGTCTGCTGAAG GATTCAAGCAAAAATATCAGGATATGTGCCTTCCACATTTTTAAG GTATTTGTTGCCAATCCAAACAAGCCTCGTGAGATTGTTCAAGTTTTGGTTGATAATCACAGAGAATTGTTGAAGCTACTCCACAATCTCCCCACAAGCAAAG GCGAAGATGAACAACTTGATGAGGAGAGAGATTTAATTATCAAAGAAATCGAGAAGCTTGTGCGCTTATCAGTATAA